The Kineosporiaceae bacterium genome includes a window with the following:
- a CDS encoding DUF2510 domain-containing protein encodes MGVFGNRSKAKWEPRQRPRLTARGNIQSRPEGPGTPPRRERLFVEAVRALEDHPLSDIEAIGRPLFPGPELTSAVEIVRPIFQREPSMVKWSALNGSVSLLSSLYGSRRSPDDITLVELSRLMGIESEGTLEIRPPYDGLLSDEGRERALRIYLDCSERVVRYPSLASMTRDETYSLPGWIPAGEVCLTIQVWGAVALHRVFLAERITEVIPEPDLLEGPGWYVDPRIQSRERYWDGTDWTTRQRIDDERGRREIFERI; translated from the coding sequence ATGGGCGTGTTTGGGAACAGAAGCAAGGCCAAGTGGGAGCCGAGGCAAAGGCCCAGGCTGACAGCTCGAGGAAATATTCAGTCCAGACCTGAAGGGCCGGGCACTCCGCCGCGGCGAGAAAGGCTATTTGTTGAAGCGGTAAGGGCGCTCGAGGACCATCCACTCTCGGATATTGAGGCGATCGGAAGGCCGCTATTTCCTGGGCCTGAGTTAACCAGTGCCGTGGAGATAGTGCGCCCGATCTTCCAACGAGAGCCATCCATGGTGAAGTGGTCCGCCCTAAATGGATCGGTGTCTCTTCTCAGTTCGCTATACGGCTCTCGTCGTTCACCTGATGACATCACGCTTGTCGAGCTATCCAGGTTGATGGGCATTGAGTCTGAAGGCACCCTGGAGATTCGCCCTCCGTATGACGGGCTGCTCTCCGACGAAGGGAGGGAACGGGCCCTACGAATCTACCTGGATTGTTCCGAACGAGTCGTACGCTATCCCAGCCTGGCCAGCATGACCCGAGATGAGACGTACTCACTGCCGGGATGGATTCCAGCAGGCGAGGTTTGTCTGACCATTCAGGTTTGGGGAGCGGTTGCACTTCATCGCGTATTCTTGGCCGAGAGGATCACAGAAGTAATTCCTGAGCCGGACCTGCTCGAAGGGCCCGGCTGGTACGTCGACCCCAGAATCCAGTCAAGAGAGCGCTATTGGGATGGAACTGATTGGACTACGCGGCAGAGAATCGATGACGAACGCGGCAGAAGAGAGATATTCGAGCGTATATAA
- a CDS encoding IS110 family transposase, translated as MLDERTTVGLDVHARSVVAEAVDWSTGQVFSTRLVPTSEVVLEWVSSLPGPVAVTYEAGPTGFGLARAFTAAGVRCVVVAPSKLERPPGDRVKTDRRDARRLARLLHIGEVGGIRVPTVQEEDARDLVRARDDARADLMRARHRLSKLLLRHGVVYSGGNAWTGDHERWLRGQRFSRPGSRAAFDEAFDAVLSVTARRDRLGDAIEATAASATWAPIVSRLCAVRGIATLTGLGLAVEIGDWDRFTGASIGAYLGLVPTESSSGASRSQGSIGNTHARRLLVEAAWHHRKPLRPSKTLAARRAHVAPAVRARGEAADRRLHHRWTTMSARNKRSTVIAVAVARELAGWCWSLATMDD; from the coding sequence ATGCTCGACGAGCGTACGACGGTAGGGCTGGATGTTCATGCCCGGTCGGTGGTCGCGGAAGCGGTCGACTGGTCCACGGGGCAGGTGTTCTCCACGAGGCTGGTCCCGACCAGCGAGGTGGTCCTGGAGTGGGTCTCGTCGCTTCCCGGGCCGGTGGCGGTCACGTATGAGGCCGGCCCGACGGGATTCGGTCTGGCTCGCGCGTTCACCGCGGCCGGGGTCCGGTGTGTGGTGGTGGCACCTTCGAAGTTGGAGCGGCCGCCCGGTGACCGGGTGAAGACCGACCGTCGGGACGCCCGGCGTCTGGCGCGGCTGCTGCACATCGGGGAAGTCGGCGGGATCCGGGTCCCGACGGTCCAGGAAGAGGACGCCCGGGACCTGGTCCGGGCCCGGGACGACGCCCGCGCGGACTTGATGCGGGCCCGGCATCGGCTCTCGAAACTGTTGCTGCGCCATGGTGTCGTCTACTCCGGTGGGAACGCCTGGACCGGGGACCATGAGCGGTGGCTCCGCGGGCAACGCTTCTCGCGGCCCGGCAGCCGGGCCGCGTTCGATGAGGCTTTCGACGCCGTGCTGTCGGTCACCGCCCGGCGAGACCGTCTCGGTGACGCGATCGAGGCCACCGCCGCCAGCGCCACCTGGGCGCCGATCGTGTCCCGGTTGTGCGCCGTCCGCGGGATCGCGACCTTGACCGGTCTGGGCCTGGCCGTCGAGATCGGCGACTGGGACCGATTCACCGGGGCCAGCATCGGCGCCTACCTGGGGCTGGTCCCCACCGAGTCCTCCAGCGGCGCCAGCCGATCTCAGGGCTCGATCGGCAACACCCACGCCCGGCGGCTGCTGGTCGAGGCCGCCTGGCACCATCGCAAGCCGTTGCGGCCCAGCAAGACCCTCGCGGCCCGACGCGCTCACGTCGCGCCCGCGGTCCGGGCCCGGGGCGAAGCAGCTGACCGTCGCCTCCATCACCGGTGGACCACCATGAGCGCCCGCAACAAGCGATCCACCGTGATCGCCGTCGCGGTCGCCCGAGAACTCGCCGGCTGGTGCTGGAGCCTGGCCACCATGGACGACTAA
- a CDS encoding trypsin-like peptidase domain-containing protein → MNDLMPRLRAAGQGTDWDLVHVICRDYVQDLQTRELPPGRNEWSPVLAFLRQNRRADDLVMLADSLMAIGVRDGVVQRAVAQTMVDRGFPAVARVLFAALAENADPDSEDWSEARGGVARCTKDLFLAARATARREQLLQEAYDLYRAAYDENEANYWHGINAVALAARAARDGLALNAHPEDGMGEVLAAEEARRLAERISVRLNASDPDEWSSLTLVETDLALGRTGPAQERAEALVNDETVSAFALNALLRQLGQIWQLDVETEPGRDLLPLLRAGVLSRTGGDVLLDPDELARDRVGTSAGAANPDLEKVFGADRYVSLPWYRRGLVRCRAVARIETPLSGGVGTGFLVRARDIGLDRDDVVVLTNAHVVPGGVDADDADVAFHALQEDDVRYRFSIREVLWTSPPDHLDATVLLLDEAPAGVEPVEVTDKPPAVGAKTPQRAYVIGHPRGIEVPQFSLQDNEILDHDETFVHYRSPTEPGSSGSPVFDNQWRAIALHHSGDERMHKLNGRSGHYQANEGIRLSAITAVLGTS, encoded by the coding sequence GTGAACGACCTCATGCCCCGGTTGCGGGCCGCCGGTCAGGGGACCGACTGGGATCTTGTCCACGTGATCTGTCGAGATTACGTGCAGGACCTGCAGACTCGTGAGTTGCCGCCGGGACGCAACGAGTGGTCCCCGGTCCTGGCCTTCCTGCGCCAGAACCGTCGTGCCGACGATCTGGTCATGCTGGCCGATTCCCTGATGGCGATCGGTGTCCGCGATGGGGTTGTGCAGCGGGCCGTGGCGCAGACGATGGTGGACCGGGGATTCCCGGCGGTGGCTCGTGTCCTGTTCGCAGCGCTGGCCGAGAACGCCGATCCCGACTCGGAGGACTGGAGCGAGGCCCGCGGTGGGGTCGCCCGGTGCACCAAGGACCTGTTCCTGGCGGCCCGGGCCACTGCGCGACGTGAGCAGTTGCTGCAGGAGGCCTATGACCTCTACCGCGCCGCCTACGACGAGAACGAGGCCAACTACTGGCACGGGATCAACGCTGTCGCCTTGGCGGCTCGCGCCGCCCGGGACGGTCTGGCCCTGAACGCCCACCCCGAGGACGGGATGGGTGAGGTGCTCGCCGCGGAGGAGGCCCGCCGGCTGGCGGAACGGATCAGCGTCAGGCTGAACGCGTCCGACCCCGACGAGTGGAGCTCCCTGACGCTGGTCGAGACCGATCTCGCGTTGGGTCGCACCGGGCCGGCGCAGGAACGCGCCGAAGCCCTGGTGAATGACGAGACGGTGTCCGCGTTCGCGTTGAACGCGTTGCTGCGTCAATTGGGTCAGATCTGGCAGTTGGACGTCGAGACTGAACCGGGCAGGGATCTGCTGCCCCTGCTGCGTGCCGGTGTGCTGAGCCGCACGGGCGGGGATGTGCTCCTCGACCCGGATGAGCTGGCCCGCGATCGCGTCGGGACCTCCGCCGGGGCTGCCAACCCGGACCTGGAGAAGGTCTTCGGCGCCGATCGCTACGTCAGCTTGCCGTGGTACCGCCGTGGCTTGGTCAGATGCCGGGCGGTCGCCCGGATCGAGACGCCGTTGTCCGGAGGTGTCGGTACCGGGTTCCTGGTCCGGGCGCGAGACATCGGCCTGGATCGTGACGACGTGGTGGTGTTGACCAACGCCCACGTGGTGCCGGGCGGGGTGGACGCGGACGACGCCGACGTCGCGTTCCACGCCCTGCAAGAGGACGACGTCCGTTACCGCTTCAGCATCCGAGAGGTCTTGTGGACCAGTCCTCCCGATCATCTGGACGCCACGGTCCTGCTCCTGGACGAGGCACCCGCCGGAGTGGAGCCCGTCGAGGTGACGGACAAGCCGCCCGCCGTCGGCGCCAAGACACCCCAACGGGCCTATGTCATCGGTCACCCCCGCGGCATCGAAGTGCCGCAGTTCTCGTTGCAGGACAACGAGATCCTCGACCACGACGAAACGTTCGTGCACTACCGGTCACCGACCGAGCCCGGCAGCTCCGGAAGTCCCGTCTTCGACAACCAATGGCGGGCGATCGCACTGCACCACAGCGGTGACGAGCGGATGCACAAACTCAACGGCCGCAGCGGTCACTACCAAGCGAACGAAGGCATCCGACTGAGCGCCATCACCGCCGTCCTCGGCACAAGCTGA
- a CDS encoding DUF4062 domain-containing protein — MALPGRHVFLSFTSELTRFPTEATSWIECARKGVRRAGDVAVDMSMFTASDTPPPDLCVAKIQECSVYVGVVGFRYGSLVRNDDDTRSYVELEYETAKTTGLPLLIFVISDDAHGPRGFHSDPHFGDRQDDFRARLDTDNLTRCSVSTPEELELAVFHALRDLPPTGGDHGRSETVAVAGVDRGALPLIDPPFGLRSTALRGRGSMPADLARFDPGAAEESTGSDPSPVDGHKAIVLHGIGGVGKTRLALEVAYQARDQGRTVWWVAANAPAAFEAGMQAVGFAAGATDDDYRHANAADATWRVLDRLTTPWLLVIDNADDPSALNQYGPMAKDEDGSARPNTAAPS, encoded by the coding sequence ATGGCGTTGCCCGGGCGACACGTGTTCCTCAGCTTCACCAGCGAACTCACCCGATTCCCGACCGAGGCGACCAGTTGGATCGAGTGCGCCCGGAAAGGGGTTCGCCGGGCCGGCGATGTGGCCGTGGACATGAGTATGTTCACCGCATCGGACACGCCACCCCCGGATCTGTGCGTCGCCAAGATCCAGGAGTGTTCGGTCTACGTCGGCGTCGTTGGTTTCCGATACGGCAGTCTGGTCCGGAACGATGATGACACCCGGTCCTACGTTGAACTCGAATACGAGACCGCCAAGACCACAGGACTGCCGCTCCTGATCTTTGTCATTTCCGATGACGCACACGGACCCCGCGGCTTCCACAGCGACCCCCACTTCGGGGACCGCCAGGATGACTTCCGCGCGCGACTGGACACCGACAACCTCACACGATGTTCGGTGTCCACACCCGAAGAGCTCGAACTCGCCGTCTTCCACGCCCTCCGCGACCTGCCTCCGACCGGCGGCGACCACGGCCGATCAGAAACCGTTGCGGTGGCGGGGGTGGACCGGGGGGCGCTGCCCCTGATCGACCCGCCCTTCGGATTGCGCAGCACTGCACTCCGGGGCCGTGGAAGCATGCCGGCCGACCTCGCGAGGTTCGACCCCGGCGCGGCAGAGGAGTCCACGGGCTCAGACCCGTCGCCGGTGGACGGCCACAAGGCAATCGTGTTGCACGGCATCGGCGGGGTAGGCAAGACGCGGCTCGCCCTCGAGGTCGCATACCAGGCGCGAGACCAGGGCCGCACGGTGTGGTGGGTGGCAGCCAATGCCCCAGCGGCCTTCGAAGCCGGCATGCAGGCTGTCGGCTTCGCCGCCGGCGCCACCGATGACGACTACCGTCACGCGAACGCTGCCGACGCCACCTGGCGCGTCCTCGATCGGCTCACCACCCCATGGCTCCTGGTCATCGACAACGCCGATGACCCCTCTGCGCTGAACCAGTACGGGCCGATGGCGAAGGACGAGGATGGATCCGCCCGCCCCAACACGGCGGCGCCGTCTTGA
- a CDS encoding tetratricopeptide repeat protein — MWGDWTHRHHLHPLASDAAAQVMLDLAPHAGTREQAALLGRSLSGVPLLLHLAGKALAETTAIPARWAAPGTLRQFTDYQHALTAGEPTPGLDDKDGEERHLGALFARTWEISLDQLQKTGQAHARALLLLICCFGDAPLPYELVLTPSTLATTNRFEGITPAHLTRTLTSLHNLGLIALTPTDDTRTPPRAATLALHPVIRTAARSHTDLTGADGNTYWRLATQLLLDAAEDLGAHTDSTQAWSQLSAHAADTLSHRHIEPGDEEASTHWNADDWRVEYVIGRGADQLASNGLHYQALALYDALIGISPDPASRYRQLRACMLGAIGRHGEALAEFDAVLAARRELHGEGHAYVLITRDERARVLSEMGRHGEALAEFDAPGDSRQDARLG, encoded by the coding sequence ATGTGGGGCGACTGGACACATCGCCACCACCTGCACCCCCTAGCCTCGGACGCCGCCGCACAGGTCATGCTGGACCTCGCTCCCCACGCGGGTACCCGCGAGCAAGCTGCCCTGCTCGGCCGATCGCTGAGCGGCGTACCCCTTCTGCTTCACCTGGCCGGCAAGGCCCTCGCCGAGACCACCGCCATCCCCGCCCGCTGGGCCGCGCCGGGTACCCTGCGCCAGTTCACCGACTACCAGCACGCACTCACCGCCGGGGAACCCACCCCCGGTCTCGACGACAAGGACGGCGAAGAACGCCACTTGGGGGCACTCTTCGCTCGAACGTGGGAGATCAGTCTTGACCAACTCCAGAAGACCGGCCAGGCCCACGCCCGTGCTCTGCTCCTGCTGATCTGCTGCTTCGGGGATGCCCCTCTGCCCTATGAGCTCGTCCTCACCCCCAGCACGCTCGCAACAACCAACCGGTTCGAAGGGATCACCCCGGCGCACCTGACCCGGACTCTGACCAGCCTGCACAACCTCGGCCTGATCGCTCTCACCCCGACCGACGACACCCGAACGCCGCCGAGAGCAGCCACCCTCGCTTTGCACCCCGTGATTCGCACCGCCGCCAGAAGCCACACCGACCTGACCGGTGCTGACGGGAACACCTACTGGCGCCTGGCGACACAACTCCTCCTGGACGCCGCCGAAGATCTCGGTGCCCACACCGACAGTACCCAGGCCTGGTCACAGCTGAGCGCTCACGCGGCCGACACCCTCAGTCACCGCCACATCGAACCCGGCGACGAGGAGGCGAGCACCCACTGGAACGCCGATGATTGGCGCGTCGAGTACGTCATCGGCCGCGGCGCCGACCAGTTGGCGAGCAACGGCCTGCACTACCAGGCTCTGGCCCTGTACGACGCCCTCATCGGCATCAGCCCCGACCCGGCCAGCCGGTACCGCCAATTACGAGCTTGCATGCTGGGGGCGATAGGTCGCCATGGTGAGGCGTTGGCCGAGTTCGATGCGGTGCTGGCCGCTCGGCGGGAGTTGCACGGTGAGGGCCACGCCTACGTGCTGATCACCCGGGACGAGCGGGCGCGGGTGCTGTCGGAGATGGGTCGCCATGGTGAGGCGCTGGCCGAGTTCGATGCGCCTGGTGACTCACGTCAAGATGCCCGCTTGGGGTGA
- a CDS encoding transposase, translated as MPAAHPPEFRRRAVELARLGDKPIAAIAKDLGISESCLRNWMAKDDVEAGRTEGLSSPERAELVRLRRENRVQAMEIEILKRASAYFARENILPKSDPK; from the coding sequence ATGCCTGCTGCACACCCACCGGAGTTCCGTCGTCGGGCGGTCGAGTTGGCCCGCCTCGGGGACAAACCGATCGCGGCGATCGCCAAGGACCTCGGGATCAGTGAGTCCTGCCTGCGGAACTGGATGGCCAAGGACGATGTCGAGGCCGGCCGCACGGAGGGCCTGAGCAGCCCGGAGCGGGCCGAGCTGGTCCGGTTACGCCGCGAGAACCGGGTCCAGGCCATGGAGATCGAGATCCTCAAACGCGCCAGTGCCTACTTCGCGCGGGAGAACATCCTGCCCAAGAGCGACCCAAAATGA
- a CDS encoding IS3 family transposase produces MRKVYCCAVLDVYSRAVVGWSIADHMRSDLVVDALEMARWRRRPEPGTIVHSDRGSQYTSWVFGHRLRAAGLLGSMGRVASSVDNGMIESFWSTMQRELLDRRTWTTRDDLATAIFEWIEAFYNPVRRHSALDYLSPAEYETRYWTTLTPQATDPAA; encoded by the coding sequence GTGAGGAAGGTGTACTGCTGCGCGGTGCTGGACGTGTACTCCCGCGCCGTCGTCGGCTGGTCGATCGCCGATCACATGCGCTCGGACCTGGTCGTGGACGCCCTGGAGATGGCCCGCTGGCGGCGCCGCCCCGAACCCGGCACCATCGTGCACTCCGACCGCGGAAGCCAATACACCAGTTGGGTTTTCGGGCACCGACTCCGTGCCGCGGGGCTACTCGGATCCATGGGACGGGTCGCCTCGAGCGTGGACAACGGCATGATCGAATCCTTCTGGTCGACCATGCAACGCGAACTGCTCGACCGACGCACCTGGACCACCCGGGACGACCTGGCCACCGCGATCTTCGAATGGATCGAAGCCTTCTACAACCCCGTCCGCCGCCACTCCGCCCTGGACTACCTATCCCCAGCCGAGTACGAGACCCGATACTGGACCACACTGACCCCACAGGCCACCGACCCGGCAGCCTGA
- a CDS encoding tetratricopeptide repeat protein: MSQLDAVLAAWRELYGEGHADVLITRDVRARVLSEMGRHGEALAEFDAVLAAWRELYGEGHAYVLTIRHDRARVLSEMGRHGEALAEFDAVLNSRRNLLGSTHPDVLTTRLERVRVLSEMGRHGEVLAELDAVLAARQELHGEGHADVLTTRHERAKTLQEMGRHGEALAELDAVLNFRRNLLGSTHPDTVKTNESVTDLRSSLQ, translated from the coding sequence GTGAGTCAACTCGATGCGGTGCTGGCCGCTTGGCGGGAGTTGTACGGTGAGGGCCACGCCGACGTGCTGATCACCCGGGACGTGCGGGCGCGGGTGCTGTCGGAGATGGGTCGCCATGGTGAGGCGCTGGCCGAGTTCGATGCGGTGCTGGCCGCTTGGCGGGAGTTGTACGGTGAGGGCCACGCCTACGTGCTGACCATCCGTCACGACCGGGCGCGGGTGCTGTCGGAGATGGGTCGCCATGGTGAGGCCCTTGCCGAGTTCGACGCAGTGCTGAACTCCCGACGGAACCTGCTGGGCTCCACCCACCCCGACGTGCTGACCACCCGTCTCGAGCGGGTGCGGGTGCTGTCGGAGATGGGTCGCCACGGTGAGGTGCTGGCCGAGCTCGATGCGGTGCTGGCCGCTCGGCAGGAACTGCACGGTGAGGGCCACGCCGACGTGCTGACCACCCGTCACGAGCGGGCGAAGACGTTGCAGGAGATGGGTCGCCATGGTGAGGCGCTGGCCGAGCTCGACGCAGTGCTGAACTTCCGACGGAACCTGCTGGGCTCCACCCACCCCGACACGGTCAAGACCAACGAGTCAGTTACTGATCTTCGCAGTTCGCTCCAATGA